Proteins from a single region of bacterium:
- the gltX gene encoding glutamate--tRNA ligase, which yields MVVVRFAPSPTGYLHIGGARTAIFNWLFARKHGGKFFLRIEDTDQQRSGEEMTQAIIDSLQWLGLDWDAKPIKQSDRLDQYRQIAHELLAAGKAYRSFTSAAELEVARQRAAEAKRDFRYREEFPRLAAAEEAARLERGEPFAIRLPIPEGVTEWEDQVHGRVAFDNSRIEDFVLLRSDGQPTYHLAVVVDDHAMGITHVLRGDDHISNTPKQILLYRALGWEMPVFAHLPLILGPDKTRLSKRHGATAVGEYARKGYLPEALFNFLALLGWSPGDDREILGRKELIELFDLRGLSKSNAVFDEKKLEWMNGEYLDHVDAARLEEMVIAALRQARSDLDENLLRDSTYVHRVVTLLKPKVRTIPAFATFGAYFFAAPVVFDESARAKHWQGAGTATQLRQLAAAFEQLPDFSAAATEACLRSLADQLGIKAANLIHPARLALTGFGVSPSFFEVVELLGKQRVVQRLYQAVTLLAS from the coding sequence ATGGTGGTTGTGCGCTTTGCACCAAGTCCAACCGGTTATTTGCATATAGGCGGTGCGCGCACGGCGATTTTTAACTGGCTGTTTGCCCGCAAGCATGGCGGCAAGTTCTTTCTCAGGATCGAAGACACGGATCAACAGCGCTCCGGCGAGGAGATGACGCAGGCGATCATTGACAGCCTGCAATGGCTGGGGCTGGATTGGGATGCGAAACCGATCAAGCAGTCCGATCGCCTCGATCAGTACCGGCAAATCGCCCATGAACTTCTGGCCGCGGGCAAAGCCTACCGCAGTTTCACCTCTGCGGCGGAGCTTGAGGTCGCACGCCAGCGCGCGGCCGAGGCGAAACGGGATTTCCGCTATCGGGAAGAATTCCCGCGCCTCGCGGCTGCGGAAGAGGCGGCACGGCTGGAGCGAGGCGAACCCTTCGCGATCCGCCTGCCGATCCCCGAGGGCGTGACGGAATGGGAGGATCAGGTGCATGGCCGGGTAGCGTTCGACAACAGCCGCATCGAAGATTTCGTCCTCCTGCGCTCCGATGGCCAGCCGACTTATCACCTCGCAGTGGTGGTCGATGATCACGCCATGGGCATCACGCACGTGCTGCGTGGTGATGATCACATCTCCAATACGCCCAAACAGATACTGCTGTATCGTGCCCTGGGTTGGGAAATGCCGGTGTTTGCGCACCTTCCGCTCATTCTCGGCCCGGACAAGACCAGATTGAGCAAGCGTCACGGCGCGACGGCGGTGGGCGAGTATGCGCGGAAAGGGTATCTGCCTGAGGCCCTTTTCAATTTCCTCGCGCTGCTGGGTTGGTCGCCCGGTGATGACCGGGAGATTCTCGGCCGGAAAGAGTTGATCGAACTGTTTGATTTGCGCGGCCTTTCCAAAAGCAACGCCGTGTTCGATGAGAAGAAGCTCGAGTGGATGAACGGCGAATACCTCGACCACGTCGACGCGGCACGGCTCGAGGAGATGGTCATTGCTGCGCTGCGCCAGGCACGAAGTGACCTTGACGAGAACCTGCTGCGTGATTCGACCTACGTTCACCGCGTGGTCACGCTGCTCAAGCCCAAGGTCAGAACGATTCCGGCGTTCGCCACCTTTGGTGCTTACTTTTTCGCGGCGCCGGTTGTTTTCGATGAGAGCGCCAGGGCAAAACACTGGCAGGGCGCAGGCACGGCAACGCAACTTCGCCAGCTCGCAGCAGCCTTTGAACAACTGCCGGATTTTAGCGCAGCCGCAACCGAGGCCTGCTTGCGTTCCCTGGCTGATCAACTCGGGATCAAGGCGGCGAATCTGATTCACCCGGCACGGCTGGCACTGACCGGTTTCGGTGTAAGCCCCAGTTTTTTTGAAGTTGTGGAATTGCTGGGCAAACAGCGAGTCGTGCAGCGGCTCTACCAAGCCGTGACGCTGCTCGCAAGCTGA